The Pseudomonadota bacterium sequence ACGACAGCAGGGATTGATGTGGCAAAGACGTTGTTGCAGGTTCATGGTGTGGATGAGCGAGGTCGGGCGGTTATTCGAAAACGATTGAAGCGGGGACAGGTATTGGCCTATTTTGCCAACGTAACGCCCTGCCTGATCGGGATGGAAGCCTGCGGTAGCGCGCATTACTGGGCACGTCGGTTGGCGGCGTTGGGGCACACCGTGAAACTGATGGCCCCTCAGTTTGTGAAGCCGTATGTAA is a genomic window containing:
- a CDS encoding transposase, with translation MKITTAGIDVAKTLLQVHGVDERGRAVIRKRLKRGQVLAYFANVTPCLIGMEACGSAHYWARRLAALGHTVKLMAPQFVKPYV